The Rhodocytophaga rosea genome has a segment encoding these proteins:
- the cheB gene encoding chemotaxis-specific protein-glutamate methyltransferase CheB — MSGKIKVLLIEDSGLMRLIISDILRTDKDIEIVDTAENGKDGVEKTLKHTPDVVVTDLVMPYYDGVYAVKHIMKQKPTPIVVLSSLGKADPIVFDALKEGAVDFIDKPKEKVISNIRDVNHVLIEAVKAAQKANVMALPKQDKTITHVHTFDTQLNYDVIAMGASTGGPGAVEKVIDKLPANLSIPVVIAQHMPERFLESFAKRLDILTPLKVKLAEKGELLTGGTVYIVPGNSNTKVGRDAFTGKITFSFTKREFREFNYPSVDCLFLSIAETYASKAIGVILTGMGKDGTEGMKAIYEAGGYTIAQDEASSVVYGMPKSALESGVIKKSVPIYDISSFIIGCL; from the coding sequence GTGTCCGGTAAAATAAAAGTATTGTTGATTGAAGATTCCGGGCTGATGCGTCTGATTATCTCTGATATTTTGCGGACAGATAAAGACATAGAAATTGTAGATACAGCAGAAAATGGCAAAGATGGGGTAGAAAAAACGCTGAAGCATACACCTGATGTGGTGGTTACCGACTTAGTAATGCCATATTATGATGGAGTATATGCTGTAAAGCACATCATGAAACAGAAGCCTACACCCATTGTAGTGCTTAGCAGCCTTGGTAAAGCCGATCCGATAGTATTTGATGCTTTAAAAGAAGGTGCCGTCGATTTTATAGACAAACCCAAAGAAAAGGTAATTTCTAATATACGTGACGTAAATCATGTGCTGATAGAGGCAGTAAAAGCAGCTCAGAAAGCAAATGTTATGGCTTTACCCAAGCAGGATAAAACTATTACTCATGTCCATACTTTTGATACGCAGCTCAATTACGACGTAATAGCCATGGGTGCTTCTACCGGTGGCCCGGGTGCTGTGGAAAAAGTAATAGATAAATTACCGGCTAATTTGTCCATACCAGTGGTGATTGCCCAGCATATGCCGGAGCGTTTTCTGGAATCGTTTGCTAAAAGGCTGGATATACTGACACCATTGAAGGTTAAACTTGCTGAAAAAGGCGAGCTTCTCACTGGCGGAACAGTATATATTGTTCCGGGTAATAGCAATACCAAAGTAGGACGGGATGCTTTTACAGGTAAAATAACTTTCTCCTTTACCAAACGTGAGTTTAGGGAATTTAACTATCCTTCGGTTGATTGCTTGTTTTTATCAATTGCAGAAACCTATGCCAGCAAAGCCATTGGTGTTATTCTCACTGGCATGGGAAAAGATGGCACAGAAGGAATGAAAGCTATTTACGAAGCTGGTGGTTATACCATTGCCCAGGATGAGGCGTCGTCAGTAGTATACGGTATGCCCAAAAGCGCTCTTGAAAGTGGTGTGATAAAAAAATCTGTTCCCATATACGACATTTCCTCTTTTATTATCGGATGTCTGTAG
- a CDS encoding chemotaxis protein CheA translates to MDSKEEEYREIFLAEALENYEELNRLITELEKNTSNKNAINAIFRITHTLKGNAAGMGFEDITKMSHTLEDLFVEIREGKLQVDAAIFTDIFKAIDTLGALIDALKTGKTVRYLGIKTKLEVILKKAAEAGMPLSTNDNHDSQKKNTDQNQIKQQVENTIPNEDRVVNNEPEKIATEIASDPLNQQVLENTQALLDDIFAAKEILTSEKSAEADTVDTKLTFSDLVQVPVKKLDNLLNLVSELTIERDRIIAMNSNGFSRNEYSRLQRISSDLQYSVMDVRLVQVGFLFNKFHRVVRDAAALEHKKVTLKLEGTDAEIDRNVLQIISDSLIHLIRNSVGHGIETPEERKKAGKSETGTVTLRASNESDAVIIEIIDDGKGIDSRIIKKKAIDKGLVSKETADTMSEADIIMFIFEPGFSSAEQVTAISGRGVGMDVVKRALDSISGNISVFTAVGKGSTIRLSLPSSMAVKGTLLFELDKSEYAIPLTYTEAVVSLYKSDVHKAGNGLIATHLGKTISIVFLKDLFSTADYSHHSQNTIFHTSFDQVNAKEKLAIIIVSYNNRKVGFVVDKLLQQKEIVEKPLMKPVDHVKFISGVTILGNGNICLVLNIANIISYIFKISNTIAGKALC, encoded by the coding sequence ATGGATTCCAAAGAAGAAGAATACAGGGAAATATTTCTGGCCGAAGCCCTAGAAAATTATGAAGAGCTCAACCGCCTGATAACAGAACTGGAAAAAAATACTTCCAACAAGAATGCTATCAATGCAATTTTCCGGATTACCCATACCCTTAAAGGAAATGCGGCCGGAATGGGCTTTGAAGATATTACTAAAATGTCGCATACGCTGGAGGACTTATTTGTAGAAATCCGGGAGGGTAAATTGCAGGTAGATGCAGCTATTTTTACAGATATATTTAAAGCCATAGATACACTTGGCGCTTTGATCGATGCCCTCAAAACTGGAAAAACAGTTCGCTACCTGGGTATCAAAACCAAGCTGGAAGTTATTTTGAAAAAAGCCGCTGAAGCTGGCATGCCATTATCCACCAATGATAATCACGATTCTCAGAAGAAAAACACAGATCAAAATCAAATAAAGCAGCAGGTTGAAAATACAATTCCTAATGAAGACCGAGTTGTTAACAATGAACCTGAAAAAATAGCCACAGAAATAGCATCAGATCCATTAAATCAGCAAGTGCTGGAAAATACCCAGGCATTATTAGATGATATTTTTGCTGCTAAAGAAATTTTGACCTCTGAAAAATCAGCTGAAGCAGATACGGTAGACACCAAACTTACTTTCTCTGACCTGGTGCAAGTGCCGGTAAAAAAACTGGATAACCTGCTTAATCTGGTAAGTGAGCTTACCATAGAACGGGACCGGATTATAGCCATGAATTCCAATGGATTTAGCCGCAATGAATATTCCCGTTTGCAAAGAATATCCTCAGACCTGCAATATTCTGTGATGGATGTACGCCTGGTGCAGGTGGGGTTTCTATTCAATAAATTCCATAGAGTAGTCAGGGATGCAGCCGCTCTGGAACACAAAAAAGTAACTCTTAAACTTGAAGGCACCGATGCTGAGATTGACCGGAATGTCCTGCAAATTATTAGCGATTCTCTTATTCACTTAATCCGCAATTCGGTTGGGCATGGTATTGAAACGCCTGAGGAACGCAAAAAGGCAGGCAAATCAGAAACTGGTACCGTTACTTTGCGTGCCAGCAACGAGAGTGATGCAGTTATAATAGAAATTATAGATGATGGGAAAGGCATTGACTCCCGCATTATCAAAAAGAAAGCCATTGACAAAGGACTTGTTTCCAAAGAAACAGCCGATACCATGTCGGAGGCAGATATTATCATGTTCATTTTTGAGCCTGGTTTTTCGAGTGCTGAGCAGGTTACAGCTATTTCGGGGCGTGGCGTTGGTATGGATGTAGTAAAGCGGGCGCTGGACTCTATTAGCGGCAATATAAGCGTATTTACAGCTGTTGGCAAAGGTTCTACCATCAGATTATCGCTGCCCTCTTCTATGGCTGTTAAAGGAACTTTATTGTTTGAACTGGATAAATCGGAATATGCTATTCCACTTACCTATACGGAGGCAGTCGTTTCGTTATATAAATCTGATGTGCATAAAGCTGGTAATGGGCTCATTGCCACACATCTGGGTAAAACTATTTCCATTGTTTTCCTCAAAGATTTGTTTTCTACAGCAGATTATTCACACCATTCGCAGAACACTATTTTCCACACCAGCTTCGATCAGGTTAATGCCAAAGAAAAACTGGCCATTATTATTGTTTCCTATAACAACCGCAAAGTAGGATTTGTGGTAGATAAACTTCTGCAACAAAAAGAAATTGTTGAAAAACCATTGATGAAGCCTGTAGATCATGTAAAATTTATCAGTGGGGTAACTATTCTGGGAAATGGAAATATCTGCCTGGTGCTCAACATTGCCAATATTATCAGTTATATTTTTAAAATCAGCAATACAATTGCCGGTAAAGCCCTCTGTTGA
- a CDS encoding CheR family methyltransferase, with the protein MVELTNEELNSLNRVILTRYGIDFTSYETGSFKRRVARAISVFNLESVHSLWAKLLKERDFIYPFIDELTVGLTAMFRDPILWISLKKVLRTYHEKDPIHIWHAGCSTGEEVFTMGILLDELNLASQAKALATDLNQGAVKAAREGKYRKQVMDEYIQNFREYNSVKRFESYYTPHGDTVCFNQSLIRHVEFQNHNLIMDKMEQKFDIIFCRNVMIYFDTATKLRLLQQFYDCLNPGGYFIIGFYDALVPLIDEKKFEFFDLNAKIFRKI; encoded by the coding sequence GTGGTAGAGTTAACAAACGAAGAATTGAACTCTCTGAACAGGGTTATTCTCACCAGATATGGAATCGACTTTACCAGTTATGAAACCGGCTCATTTAAGCGGAGAGTAGCCAGGGCTATTTCTGTATTTAATCTTGAATCTGTGCATAGTTTGTGGGCGAAACTGCTCAAAGAAAGAGATTTTATCTATCCATTTATTGATGAACTTACAGTTGGTTTAACGGCCATGTTCCGTGACCCTATTTTATGGATTTCCCTTAAAAAAGTATTGCGTACCTATCATGAAAAAGATCCTATTCATATCTGGCATGCTGGCTGTTCTACCGGGGAGGAAGTTTTTACGATGGGCATTTTGCTCGACGAACTGAATCTGGCTTCTCAGGCTAAAGCACTGGCCACAGATTTAAACCAAGGTGCTGTTAAAGCTGCCAGAGAAGGCAAATATAGAAAACAGGTGATGGATGAGTATATACAGAATTTCAGGGAATACAATTCGGTTAAAAGATTTGAAAGCTACTATACGCCTCATGGAGATACGGTCTGTTTTAATCAAAGTTTGATCAGGCATGTAGAGTTCCAGAACCACAATCTGATAATGGATAAGATGGAACAGAAGTTTGATATAATTTTTTGCCGGAATGTGATGATCTATTTTGATACGGCTACAAAACTTCGCTTACTTCAGCAATTCTATGATTGTCTGAATCCTGGTGGGTATTTCATCATCGGTTTTTATGATGCGCTTGTGCCACTAATAGATGAGAAAAAGTTTGAATTTTTCGATTTAAACGCTAAAATCTTCAGAAAAATATAA
- a CDS encoding DUF819 family protein yields MEQTSAPAAYFTNDAVVLGILIAVLAFVFETSSRTTGFWAKFYKYVPSLILCYFIPAILNSLNIISGEQSGLYKIATQYLLPASLVLLTLSMDLKAILRLGPKALIMFLTGTVSIMLGGPLAIFLVSLVAPEVVGGSGPDAVWRGFATIAGSWIGGGANQIALKEVFEPSGNLFSAIIAVDVIIAYFWMGILLFGAGISKRLDERMKADTSAIEAVRKKLEDYSLNIMRIPSLLDWVRLVAVSFISVAVSHAIADIVVPWIETHAGFLDKFSLTSKVFWIVVLTTTAGLVLSFTKARNLEGAGASRLGTLLLYMLVVVIGMQMNLFAIFSNPGLLIVGAIWMLFHAIIMLSVARLIRAPLFFTAVGSMANVGGATSAPVVASAFHPSLATVGVLLAVFGYVLGTYCGYLSAILMQMVAPS; encoded by the coding sequence ATGGAACAAACTTCTGCACCTGCTGCTTATTTTACCAATGATGCAGTGGTTTTAGGTATTTTAATAGCAGTTCTTGCCTTCGTTTTTGAAACATCGAGCCGTACTACCGGATTCTGGGCAAAGTTTTACAAATATGTACCCTCTCTCATTTTGTGTTATTTTATTCCGGCCATTCTCAACTCACTCAATATTATTTCCGGTGAACAATCTGGCTTATATAAAATAGCTACTCAGTATTTGTTACCTGCCAGCCTGGTTCTGCTTACACTGAGTATGGATCTGAAAGCAATTCTGCGACTCGGCCCCAAAGCATTAATCATGTTTCTGACTGGTACAGTTAGTATTATGCTGGGTGGGCCGCTGGCTATATTTCTAGTTTCTCTAGTAGCGCCTGAGGTAGTAGGTGGGAGTGGCCCTGATGCAGTATGGCGTGGGTTTGCTACCATTGCCGGAAGCTGGATTGGAGGAGGAGCTAATCAGATTGCCTTGAAAGAGGTTTTTGAGCCTTCTGGCAATTTATTCTCCGCCATAATCGCTGTGGATGTGATTATAGCCTATTTCTGGATGGGAATACTTTTGTTCGGGGCTGGTATTTCCAAGCGTCTGGATGAGCGAATGAAAGCCGATACATCTGCGATTGAAGCTGTCCGGAAGAAACTAGAAGATTATAGTCTCAATATCATGCGGATTCCTTCCTTACTGGATTGGGTACGATTGGTAGCTGTGAGTTTTATTTCTGTAGCGGTCTCTCATGCCATTGCAGATATTGTTGTTCCCTGGATAGAAACTCATGCAGGTTTTCTGGATAAATTCAGCCTTACCTCTAAAGTTTTCTGGATAGTTGTACTCACCACAACAGCCGGGTTGGTACTCTCTTTCACAAAAGCCAGAAATCTGGAGGGAGCCGGCGCTTCCCGATTAGGGACTCTATTACTATATATGCTCGTAGTAGTAATCGGAATGCAAATGAATTTGTTTGCTATATTCAGTAATCCGGGCTTATTAATAGTAGGTGCAATCTGGATGTTATTTCATGCCATTATCATGCTTTCAGTGGCGAGACTCATTAGGGCACCCTTATTTTTTACAGCGGTTGGCAGTATGGCGAATGTGGGAGGAGCTACCTCAGCACCAGTCGTTGCTTCTGCTTTTCATCCTTCACTAGCAACAGTGGGTGTATTATTAGCAGTTTTTGGATATGTACTGGGTACCTATTGTGGTTACTTATCAGCCATACTCATGCAAATGGTAGCACCATCATAA
- a CDS encoding EamA family transporter — translation MKPTKYTLAAISAFIVWGFIVFPLKELSQYASTQILFYRILLALLCLPVLMLLFRRKSILETFGQLKQDSSKERRLFMVCTLLGTTFLTLNWLSFIYVVNQINIQTASFAYLLCPIITALLGYILLREKLQSQQWMAIVISLGSCCLLGVASLYNLLFSLFIAFTYALYLISQRILKKYDKMVLLTIQVILSFAIILSLGKEFRGTAPVDMHFYIVIFILSTVFTILPLFLNLFALKELKSATVGVLMYINPLVSFGIAFLYFGEKASLTQLTAYGLILISIIIYNARIKRVPAPLVTN, via the coding sequence TTGAAACCTACAAAATATACATTGGCCGCTATCAGCGCATTTATCGTATGGGGCTTTATTGTTTTTCCTCTAAAAGAGCTAAGCCAGTATGCGAGTACACAAATATTATTCTACCGCATTTTACTGGCGCTCCTATGTCTGCCTGTTCTGATGCTTCTCTTTAGAAGGAAAAGTATCCTTGAAACTTTCGGGCAACTAAAACAAGATTCTTCCAAAGAACGCCGCCTATTTATGGTTTGTACCTTGCTGGGAACTACTTTTCTCACGCTTAACTGGCTTTCGTTTATCTATGTAGTAAACCAGATTAATATTCAGACGGCTTCGTTTGCTTATTTGCTTTGTCCGATTATTACAGCCTTGTTAGGTTATATATTACTTCGGGAAAAGCTACAAAGCCAACAATGGATGGCAATTGTTATTAGTCTGGGGAGTTGTTGTTTGCTAGGCGTGGCTTCTTTATACAACTTGCTGTTTAGCCTTTTTATAGCATTTACTTATGCTTTATATCTGATTTCCCAGCGGATACTAAAAAAATACGATAAAATGGTATTGCTTACTATACAAGTGATTCTATCGTTTGCAATAATCCTTAGTTTAGGTAAAGAATTCCGTGGAACGGCACCAGTAGATATGCATTTTTACATAGTAATATTTATCCTAAGTACCGTATTTACCATACTACCGCTATTCTTAAATTTATTTGCCTTAAAAGAGCTCAAATCAGCCACAGTGGGTGTGTTAATGTACATCAATCCGCTTGTCAGCTTTGGTATTGCATTTCTGTATTTTGGAGAAAAGGCAAGCCTTACTCAACTCACTGCTTATGGACTGATTCTCATTTCGATTATCATTTATAACGCGAGAATCAAACGTGTGCCTGCTCCTCTGGTCACAAATTAG
- the crtD gene encoding 1-hydroxycarotenoid 3,4-desaturase CrtD: MTRKAAVIGAGIAGIATAIRLQTKGFQVTVFETNSYPGGKLSAFEQQGYRFDAGPSLFTMPHLVDELFVLAGRNPKDYFEYIRLPVVCEYFYEDGLHIRAHSEPEKFAEEIDRKTRDSKESIIDFLQDSQEKYKITADVFLHRSLHRISTYFNPQAVKGYLNFGKLDVFRTMDQANSARFKDPHTVQLFNRYATYNGSDPYQTPATMNIIPHLEYNIGAYFPKQGMYGITRSLVKLAEEIGVSFQYQSRVEQIMVENDRIAGLKVNDTIHPFHTIVSNMDVVNTYQKLLPDVKQPKRILSQPKSSSALIFYWGIKQSFPQLDLHNIFFSSDYKKEFTCLFQEKTISDDPTVYINISSKYKPDDAPPGGENWFVMINVPNNSGQNWDLLIQQARQHILRKLSRMLHTDMAALIECESVLEPRTIESRTSSWQGALYGNSSNNRYAAFLRHANFSSGIKNLYFCGGSVHPGGGIPLCLLSAKITANLVE, encoded by the coding sequence ATTACCCGTAAAGCAGCTGTGATTGGTGCCGGAATTGCCGGCATAGCAACTGCCATACGTTTACAAACTAAAGGATTTCAAGTAACGGTTTTTGAAACTAATTCCTATCCGGGTGGAAAATTATCAGCTTTTGAACAACAAGGCTACCGTTTCGATGCAGGCCCTTCGCTGTTTACCATGCCACATTTAGTAGATGAGTTATTTGTACTAGCAGGCCGCAATCCCAAAGATTATTTTGAGTATATCCGGCTTCCGGTGGTATGTGAATATTTTTATGAAGATGGTTTACATATAAGGGCGCATAGCGAACCGGAAAAGTTTGCAGAGGAAATTGACAGGAAAACCAGGGACAGTAAAGAATCAATTATTGATTTTTTGCAGGATAGTCAAGAGAAATATAAGATTACCGCAGATGTATTTCTTCACCGTTCTCTGCATAGAATCTCTACTTATTTTAATCCTCAGGCTGTAAAAGGCTATCTAAACTTTGGTAAGCTCGATGTTTTCCGCACTATGGACCAAGCCAATAGTGCCAGGTTTAAAGACCCACATACAGTTCAGCTTTTCAACCGCTACGCTACCTACAATGGCTCTGACCCATATCAGACACCTGCCACGATGAATATTATTCCGCACCTGGAATACAATATTGGCGCTTATTTTCCTAAACAAGGCATGTACGGTATTACGCGATCGCTGGTGAAACTGGCTGAAGAAATAGGAGTGAGTTTTCAGTATCAATCCAGGGTAGAGCAGATTATGGTGGAAAATGATCGAATTGCAGGCTTGAAAGTGAATGATACGATTCATCCATTTCACACAATTGTGAGCAATATGGATGTAGTAAATACTTATCAGAAATTATTGCCTGATGTAAAACAACCCAAACGGATACTTAGCCAGCCCAAATCCAGTTCAGCACTTATTTTTTACTGGGGTATCAAGCAATCATTTCCGCAGCTGGATCTGCATAATATTTTTTTTAGTAGTGATTACAAAAAAGAGTTCACTTGTTTATTCCAGGAAAAAACTATTTCTGATGACCCAACGGTTTATATTAACATCAGTAGCAAATATAAGCCAGATGATGCACCACCAGGGGGTGAAAACTGGTTTGTAATGATTAATGTACCCAATAATTCCGGCCAAAACTGGGATTTGCTCATTCAGCAAGCCAGGCAACATATACTTCGCAAACTTAGCCGGATGCTACATACTGATATGGCAGCGTTAATTGAATGTGAGTCTGTTCTGGAGCCAAGAACTATTGAGAGCAGGACTTCCAGCTGGCAAGGTGCTTTGTATGGCAATAGTTCTAATAATCGCTATGCCGCTTTTCTGCGTCATGCTAATTTCTCTTCCGGCATTAAAAACCTGTATTTTTGTGGGGGAAGTGTACATCCTGGCGGAGGTATTCCGCTTTGCCTTTTATCTGCTAAAATTACGGCGAACCTGGTAGAGTAA
- a CDS encoding lysophospholipid acyltransferase family protein, whose amino-acid sequence MIKPARYLLTDWFWRQYYKFIIQADFSQFSFNQDIDISREKALLVLANHFSWWDGFLLYHLNELFFHKRFHVMMLQEQLKQYSFLRYSGAYSVQRKGKSLLESLQYTSRLLENPGNIVLIFPQGKIESMHTPYIHFEKGIKHIADHCEKDIQILFSVALVDYASQRKPALQLYLKEYTHQKTCSLAEMEMAFNEHYQQSLRCQRNRLSK is encoded by the coding sequence ATGATTAAACCTGCCCGTTACCTGCTGACTGACTGGTTCTGGCGGCAGTATTATAAGTTCATCATCCAGGCAGACTTTTCACAGTTTTCCTTTAATCAGGATATTGATATTAGCCGTGAAAAAGCTTTACTCGTACTGGCGAATCATTTTAGCTGGTGGGATGGATTCTTACTTTATCATCTCAATGAGTTGTTTTTCCATAAGCGCTTTCATGTAATGATGCTGCAGGAACAACTGAAACAATATTCTTTTCTCCGGTATTCTGGCGCATATTCGGTTCAGCGGAAAGGCAAATCATTATTAGAGTCTCTACAATATACTTCCCGTTTGCTGGAAAATCCCGGAAATATAGTACTCATTTTTCCACAAGGTAAAATTGAAAGTATGCATACGCCCTACATTCATTTTGAAAAAGGAATCAAACATATTGCTGATCATTGCGAAAAAGACATACAAATACTTTTTTCTGTTGCTCTTGTAGATTATGCATCACAACGGAAACCAGCTCTGCAACTATACCTAAAAGAATATACACATCAAAAAACCTGTTCCCTGGCAGAAATGGAGATGGCTTTTAATGAGCATTATCAACAATCGTTGCGCTGTCAGCGAAACAGGCTTTCAAAATAA
- a CDS encoding glycoside hydrolase family 13 protein: MKRIATLIIYTLITLSVYAQKTPIDRVEPAFWWIGMKNPGLQLLIHGENISQQTVSLTYPGVTLQEITKAESPNYLFLTLSIGTEAKAGKVPLVFKNGKKTFTYSYELKIRSTASNRIQGFTASDVLYLIMPDRFANGNPTNDNVKGMLEGLERDKPFGRHGGDLKGISDHLDYIKDLGITAIWLNPVQENDQYKQSYHGYAITDFYKIDRRFGTNDEYVAFVEKSHSMGMKVIMDLVHNHSGIGHWWMKDLPFKDWIHQYTAKWPDYRSNFRLNVTSDPYASEADRSKMNDGWFDDHMPDLNQKNKFMAAYLIQNSLWWIEYAGIDGIRMDTYPYPDKDFMASWCKTILEEYPKFNIVGEVWMESIPTTAYWVANSPTKDAYHSTLPSATDFPFFFTVAKALTEPGSWDTGLTRLYNLLSQDFVYANPSGNVIFLDNHDTNRFFYDVQKDLNKYKMGMAFMLTTRGIPQLYYGTELLMDRSGASHADVRLDFPGGWPDDKVNAFTKEGRTVEQDEAINYIKTLASWRKTKSVIHTGKLMQFIPEDNIYIYFRYNDAETVMVVMNGNTSAKKLSTERFAERTNGFKMAKNALTSQKITDLSVIDIPAQTTLILELEK; this comes from the coding sequence ATGAAACGCATAGCTACTCTTATTATATACACTTTAATTACTCTTAGTGTATATGCCCAGAAAACACCTATTGACCGGGTTGAACCTGCCTTCTGGTGGATCGGGATGAAAAACCCAGGCTTACAATTACTAATTCATGGTGAAAACATATCTCAGCAAACCGTAAGTCTTACCTATCCTGGTGTAACCTTGCAGGAGATAACTAAAGCAGAAAGTCCAAACTACCTGTTTCTCACACTTAGTATTGGTACAGAAGCCAAAGCTGGAAAAGTGCCGCTTGTGTTTAAAAATGGTAAAAAAACATTTACCTATTCGTACGAACTAAAAATCAGATCTACAGCCAGCAACCGCATTCAGGGCTTTACTGCTTCGGATGTACTCTATTTAATTATGCCCGACCGCTTTGCCAATGGAAATCCTACTAACGATAATGTAAAAGGCATGCTCGAAGGACTGGAGCGGGATAAACCATTTGGCAGACATGGCGGCGATTTAAAAGGTATTTCTGATCATCTGGATTACATAAAAGACCTGGGTATAACGGCCATATGGCTTAATCCGGTGCAGGAGAATGACCAGTATAAGCAATCCTATCATGGATATGCTATTACAGATTTTTATAAGATAGACCGACGGTTTGGTACCAATGATGAATATGTAGCATTCGTGGAAAAGTCGCATAGCATGGGCATGAAAGTGATTATGGATCTGGTACACAACCATAGCGGAATTGGCCATTGGTGGATGAAAGATTTGCCATTTAAGGATTGGATACATCAATATACTGCCAAATGGCCTGACTACCGTTCCAACTTCAGGTTGAACGTGACAAGCGATCCGTATGCTTCTGAGGCTGACCGCAGTAAAATGAATGATGGCTGGTTTGATGACCACATGCCAGACCTGAATCAGAAAAACAAGTTTATGGCTGCCTATCTCATCCAGAACTCCCTTTGGTGGATCGAATACGCTGGTATTGATGGCATTCGCATGGATACGTATCCCTATCCGGACAAAGATTTTATGGCCAGCTGGTGTAAAACTATTTTAGAAGAATATCCGAAGTTTAATATTGTGGGAGAAGTATGGATGGAAAGCATACCCACGACAGCGTATTGGGTGGCTAATTCACCTACCAAAGATGCCTACCATTCAACGTTACCCAGCGCCACAGATTTCCCCTTCTTTTTTACAGTTGCTAAAGCCTTAACTGAACCAGGCAGCTGGGATACCGGATTAACCAGGTTATATAATCTACTCAGCCAGGATTTTGTATATGCTAACCCATCGGGGAATGTGATCTTTCTGGATAATCATGATACCAACCGCTTCTTTTATGATGTGCAGAAAGACCTCAATAAATATAAAATGGGTATGGCTTTTATGCTTACCACCAGAGGCATTCCGCAGTTGTATTATGGCACAGAATTATTAATGGACCGGAGTGGGGCTTCTCATGCAGATGTACGTCTGGATTTTCCCGGTGGCTGGCCAGATGATAAAGTAAATGCATTCACCAAAGAAGGCCGCACTGTTGAGCAAGATGAGGCTATAAACTATATCAAAACGCTGGCAAGCTGGCGTAAAACCAAATCAGTTATTCATACTGGAAAGCTGATGCAGTTTATTCCGGAAGATAATATTTATATCTATTTCCGGTATAATGATGCAGAAACGGTAATGGTAGTGATGAATGGGAATACAAGTGCAAAAAAACTATCTACAGAACGCTTTGCCGAACGCACCAACGGTTTTAAAATGGCAAAGAATGCCCTAACTAGTCAAAAAATTACTGATCTTTCTGTAATTGATATTCCGGCTCAGACTACCCTAATCCTGGAATTAGAGAAATAG
- a CDS encoding cold-shock protein: protein MKTGTLRFFNEQKGFGYIKDGNSAREIFVHVNSLLEEVKEEDEVIYEIIEGKKGLSAVNVKRA from the coding sequence ATGAAAACTGGAACTTTACGATTTTTTAACGAACAAAAGGGATTCGGTTACATTAAGGATGGTAACTCGGCCCGTGAAATTTTTGTCCATGTAAACAGCCTTTTAGAAGAGGTAAAAGAGGAGGATGAAGTGATTTATGAAATTATAGAAGGCAAAAAGGGATTGAGTGCAGTGAATGTGAAACGGGCATAG
- a CDS encoding Hsp20/alpha crystallin family protein, translating into MSLTKWTNPDVMFPAFSNVFDEFLGDFSGRAGGSIHKFVPAVNILENENDFLLEVAVPGMSREAFNLHVDHKLLTVSASQQDENENKGKYARKEFSYHSFKRTFALPDFVEVDKIHATYEDGLLKIVVPKREEVKPRTIQIS; encoded by the coding sequence ATGTCACTTACAAAGTGGACCAATCCGGATGTAATGTTTCCGGCTTTTTCAAATGTATTTGATGAATTTTTAGGAGATTTCTCAGGACGGGCAGGTGGAAGTATTCATAAATTTGTACCTGCAGTAAATATTTTGGAGAATGAAAATGACTTCCTGTTAGAAGTAGCAGTCCCTGGCATGAGTAGAGAAGCGTTTAATTTACATGTAGATCATAAACTGCTTACCGTTTCTGCCAGTCAGCAAGATGAGAATGAAAACAAAGGCAAGTATGCACGTAAAGAATTCAGCTATCATTCTTTTAAACGCACGTTCGCTTTGCCTGATTTTGTGGAGGTTGATAAGATCCACGCTACCTATGAGGATGGTTTATTAAAAATTGTAGTACCCAAACGGGAAGAAGTAAAACCCCGTACTATTCAGATTTCATAA